ATTACCTTTGTTTGTGGGAGCGAGAATGCCATTCTTAGTGCGGAATAGCCAATTGCTGTTCCTACCTCCAGGATCGCTTGCGGCTGCTGGATTCTCAAGAGCTGGAGCATGGTTTCAATACCTGCGGGCTCCATGATCGGTACACCATTTTGTTCTGCATACTCTTCCATCTCTGAAAGGAGACCATTCCTGGGCTGTATTAAAGAATCTATATAACTTTGCAGCTCTTGACTAAGCAAGCTGCTTCACCTCTATTCAATGGCTCTATCTCAGCCAGAGTAGATATTTAGAATGACTGTCCAAGCATGAAAAAATAGCGTTCACAGTTTAAGAGGGCACACCATCAGGCCATGTTGCCTTACAGGTTCATAAGGTAAAAGCCATAACTCCTATTACTGCAATACACGCTATCAAATAGATCTATGCTCACATTATGAGCTTTTGCTAGACAATGACATACTATTGGACACAGAAAAAAACACTTGTATTATTTTATCACAATAAGAAGGGAAATGCTAACCTTTCTGCATTTCCCTTTATTTTACGGTTATTTTTTATTTGTGATATGTTCATCGACTTTGCGGTTATGCTCTGCAAGTGTCTTGGAGAATAACACTTCTCCGGTAGAGGTTGCCAGGAAATACATATCGTCCGTATCAGCCGGAGCCAGTGTGGCTTCGATTGACATTACCCCGGGATTGGCGATTGGACCGGGTGGCAAACCCTGTATTTTGTAGGTATTATAAGGGTCGTCAATTTCCAGATCCTTATAGAATACCCGTTCCTTATGTTCGCCATGTGCGTACAGGACAGTCGGATCTGTTTGCAGCATCATTCCATCTTCCAGTCGATTGTAGAAGACGCTTGCAATCTTATCGCGGTCTACTTTCTCTGTTGCTTCCTCTTCAATCAGTGATGCCATCGTCATCAATTCATGTGTTGTCATTTCTTTTTCTTCCATCTGGCCCCTGAATTCACCAAGTACTTCTTTTGTCTTTGTCAGCATGACCGTCACGATTTCCTCGACAGTCGGCTTTTCAGAGTAAAATGGATAGGTTGCCGGGAACAGATAGCCTTCAAGTGGATATTTCACATTTTCTTTCAGGATGTCCTCTGTAAGAACATCAGGATATTTGACCATCATTTTATTGATGAATTCTTTATCGTTCAGCTGTTTGAAAATCTCTTCCTCATCCTGCTGTGTCTTTTCAGCAATAATCCCAGCAATCTGCTTCAATTGCTTACCCTCAGGAATCGTGATTTTCATGACAACTTCTTGCATGACCTTCCCGGTTTTCAAGCTTGTGACGATTTCTGGAAGCGTCATGGAAGGCTTCATTTTATAGTCGCCGGCCATAAAGCCAGCTTCGTTTTTGAACTTCACATAATATTTAAAGACTCGAGCATCTCGGATGATTCCTTTATCCTCTAGAATCTGTCCGATTCCAGTTGTTGACGAACCGATCGGAATATTGATATCAACTGTTTTCTTGCTGTTTTCATCCACCGGCTTCAGGGCTTCTTTAATATAGTAATAGCCGCCCCCGCCAATCGCTCCAATGAGCAGAATTGCCATGATTGAAGTGATGAACACAATCTTTCTCACGATTCTCGCTTCCTTTTGCTGCTCGACTAACTTCTCAGCAATCAGCTTCTTTTTATCTGTTTTTATATTTTTTTCGTCAGACATAAGTTCCCCCTCCAGTTAACAATAAGAATTTCCTGGATACTCCCTATTTTCACATCTCGAATCATTATACTATATTTTCTATTTTTATTTGCAAATAATTACGAAAAAATACTCTCGACGACAAATAAACTGAGGATTCGACAGCAGAACAAGAGGGGAACACATACTTGCCAGTGCTTGTTCGTGGGGGAAGCCAATACTGTGGGTTTAATTTGGTCTATCGGACAATTACCAAGGCTTTTTCCCTCTGTTTGGCAGATAAAGCCCTGCTATCAGACAATTTCTAGGATTTCTTCTTTCTGTTTGGCCGATAGAGCTCTTCTATCGGACACTTTCCGGGATTCCTTCACTCAGTTTGACCAATAGAGCCCTTATATCGGACACTTCCCTGGATTTTTTACTTCTGTTTGTCCAATAGAACTCTTCTATCGGACACTTTTCGAAGATTCTCTCCCCTGTTTGTCCGATATAGCCCTTTTATCGGACACAGCCAGGGATTTCTCCCCCTGCTTGGCCGATAGGTTATCCAAAAAAATAAGGACCAGGCTTCAATGGATCCGCCTGGTCCTTATTGCACTTTTATTCTTCGTCCTGCTCAGCAAGGAATGTTTCTAGCATTTCCTCGATCATGTCCCATTCTTCGTCCGTTTCGATTGGCATTAGTTCGCCATCTTCGTTGTCTTCTGAAGGGGTGAATGCAGATGCGTGGATTTCGATTTCTTCGTCATCGTTATCCTCTGCACCTACTGGATAATAAAGCACATATGACTTGCCGAATTCTTCGGAATCAAATGTGAAAAGTACTTCGCATAATTGTTCGTTGCCGTTTTCGTCTACTACTGTGATGTTGTTTTCTCCGTGATCCATTGTGTAGTCACCTCAATTTAATTTTGGCTGTTTAAATAGCCTTGTAAAATCATTACTGCAGCCATTTTATCAATGACCTTTTTCCTTTTTTTGCGGCTCATGTCTGCCTCGAGCAAAACCCGCTCTGCAGCCACTGTCGTCAGGCGCTCGTCCCAAAGGATGGCGGGGATTCCGAACCTTTCCTCCAATTCACGTGCATAGAATTGGCTGGCCTCTCCGCGCGGGCCAATAGTGCCGTTCATGTTTTTAGGCAGCCCGACGACAACTTTGCCGACTTCGTACTCTTTTATTATTTTACCAATTTCATCAAAACCAAACACATTTTCTTCTTCGTTGATTTTCAATGTTTCAAGACCCTGAGCAGTCCATCCTAGCTCATCACTCAGGGCAATGCCGACTGTTTTCGAGCCGACATCCAGTCCCATGATCCGCAATTTATTTCCCCTCTCGATGGTTCCTTAAATAGGATTTAACCAGTTCCTCGATAATTTCATCCCGCTCCAGCTTGCGGATGATATTGCGGGCATCCCGATGGCGGGGAATATAGGCCGGGTCGCCAGAGAGCAAATAACCGACAATCTGGTTGATCGGGTTATATCCCTTTTCCTGCAATGCTTCATACACCTGCAGCAGGACTTCATTTGCATCATGCTCAAAAGGCTCTTCGGGAAAATTAAATCTCATCGTCTTGTCAAAAGAGCTCATCGAATGCACCTCACTTTTAAAAAATGGCCGGTAAAATTTTCTTCAAGATACCTTCATTCTACACTACTTTACTTTTATATCAAATTGATTTTACCCATTCTTCGGCAAATTGAAGCGCATTGTCGAGTTTTGATGGGTCCTTTCCTCCAGCCTGGGCCATATCAGGACGGCCTCCGCCGCCTCCGCCGCAGATTGCTGCTGCTTCCTTGATCAGTTTTCCAGCCTGATAGCCTTTCTTGATCAGGTCATCTGTCACAGCTGCAATCAGGTTCACTTTACTGCCGTCAGTCATTCCAAGCAGGATGACCGCTGAACCAAGTTTCTGCTTCAAGTCATCAGCCATATTCCGCAGGCTGTTCATATCAGCTGCTTCGACACGGGCTGCCAGCAACTGGACACCATTGACTTCTTTGACCTTGGACGTAAGGCTTCCAGCTTCAATATTACCCAATTTTGCTGATAGAGATTCATTTTCGCGCTGAAGCTGCTTCATTTCAGCAAGCATAGAATCGATTCTGTTTGCAACCTCTTTAGGAGAAGTCTTAAGTTTCGCTGCAGCATCTTTCAGGATGCCGATCTGATCATTCAGTACTTTGTATGCTGCTTCTCCAGTTACTGCTTCAATTCTTCTCGTTCCTGCACCGATACCGCCTTCGGATACAATCTTGAACAACCCGATGACAGATGTGTTTGGAACATGGCAGCCACCGCAAAGCTCAAGGCTGTAGTCGCCAACTTTTACAACGCGGACGATATCGCCGTATTTTTCACCGAATAATGCCATTGCACCCATTGCTTTCGCTTCTGCAATCGGTTTGAAGCTCGTCTCGACCTGGATGCTTCTCCAGATTTTTTCGTTGACGATTGCTTCAACTTGCTCAAGTTCTTCTGCAGTCACCTGGCCAAAATGAGAGAAGTCGAAACGCAGTCTGTCAGGCTCGACAAGAGACCCTGCCTGGTTGACATGACCGCCAAGTACATCCTTCAATGCCTGGTGCAGCAAGTGTGTTGCTGTATGGTTCTTAATGATTCTCGCGCGATTATCCTGGTCAACTTTAGCTGTCACTTCAAGTCCTTTTGTAACAGTTCCTTCTACTACCACTGCATGGTGAAGGTTTTGGCCGTTTGGAGCTTTCTTTACGTCCTTGACCGATAGCATCACTCCATTTGCTTCGAGCGTTCCCTTATCAGCGATCTGGCCGCCGCTCTCCGCATAGAAAGGTGTTACATCAAGGATGAAATGGACTTCATCACCAGCGTTCGCTTCTTCAACAAGCTCGCCTTCCTTTACCAAAGCAACAATCTTGCTGTTTGTTTCAAAATTGTCATAACCGACGAATTCGCTATTTTCTTTAATATCCCCGAGAACTCCGCCCTGCACTTGCATGGAACCGACATCCTGACGTGCAGCACGTGCTCTTTCACGCTGAAGCTCCATTTCTTTTTCAAAGCCTTCATGGTCGACCTTCAAGCCTTCTTCTTCCGCATACTCTTCTGTTAATTCAACAGGGAATCCGTATGTGTCATAAAGACGGAAGACATCACCACCCTGAACCATGCCGCTTCCTTTTTCCTTTTCCTTCTTGATCAATTCAGAAAGGATTGCAAGGCCTTCGTTGAGCGTTTCATGGAAACGGTCTTCTTCATTCTTGATGACCTTCTGGATAAAGTCTGTCTTCTCTTTTACCTCCGGATAGAAGTCATGCATGATTTCTCCAACAACAGGAACAAGTTCGTACATGAACGGACGGTTGATGTTCAGCTTTTTTGCATAACGTACAGCGCGGCGCAATAAACGGCGAAGTACATAGCCGCGGCCTTCATTCGAAGGAAGTGCACCGTCACCTACAGCAAAAGCTACCGTGCGGATGTGGTCTGCAATGACTTTGAATGCTTCATCCTTCTCTTTGGACTGTCCGTATTTTTCACCGGAGATTTCTTCAGTCGCGTTGATGATTGGCATGAACAAATCTGTTTCAAAGTTTGTCGGAACGTCCTGGACTACAGAAGCCATACGTTCCAGTCCCATGCCTGTATCGATGTTTTTCTTTGGCAGCGGACTATAGGTTCCGTCAGGATTATGGTTGAACTCGGAGAACACAAGGTTCCAAACTTCCAGATAACGATCATTTTCTCCGCCAGGGTACAGTTCCGGATCTTCAGGATCATTGCCGTACTCAGGACCTCTGTCGTAGAAGATTTCTGTGTTAGGCCCACTTGGACCTTCACCGATATCCCAGAAGTTCCCCTCAAGGCGGATAATTCGATCTTCAGGAACACCGATTTTCTCTCTCCAGATATTGAAAGCTTCGTCATCTTCCGGGTGAATGGTTACGGAAAGCTTTTCAGGATCAAAACCGATCCATTTTTCATCCGTAAGGAATTCCCACGCGAATTCAATCGCTTCTACCTTGAAGTAATCGCCGATTGAGAAGTTTCCTAGCATCTCAAAGAACGTGTGGTGACGCGCTGTTTTGCCGACATTCTCGATATCATTTGTACGGATCGATTTCTGCGCATTTGTAATTCGCGGATTTGCCGGGATTACACGGCCGTCAAAATACTTTTTCAAAGTTGCTACACCACTGTTGATCCAAAGAAGGGAAGGATCATCATGAGGTACGAGCGATGCGCTCGGCTCAATTGCATGGCCTTTTTCCTTAAAGAAATCAAGATACATTTTTCTGATTTCAGCACCTGTCAGTTTTTTCATAAAACTAACCTCCTAAACCTAAATGAAATTTAAGCTTTCAGGGATTTTAGGCAACAAAAAAAGCCCTCATCCCTGGACAGGGACGAGAGCTTGCTCGCGGTACCACCCTGATTATGGACGCAAAGACTCGGCGCCCATCTCTCAAAAACGCTTTAACGCAGCTGCTACGGCAGGTTTTGCCTGCACTCCGGAATAGCCTTCTGTTATCCTTCACCGGGAATTCTCTCAGCCTGTGAATTCCTCTCTGGACGATGGTCTATAACATACTCGTTCCTTCTACATTTTTCGAATTATTAATCTATAGCCGAATTATATATAGCCTGTTGCACTTTGTCAAACGACTTGGCAAAAATTACGACGGCCGTTCTTTCTTTCTTTCAAGTATGATATGGTCTTTTGCATGGATTAGCGCAGCTCTTAATACCACAAGGACCGGAACGGCAAGAATAAGGCCAAGGATGCCGCCAACCTCTTCTCCCGCCAGCAGTGCAAACATGATCATCAGCGGATGCATATGCAGGCTTTTGCCGACAATCAGCGGTGACAGGATATTTCCTTCGAGGAACTGCAGGGAAAAGACAATCACGAGTGACAGAAGCACCATTTTCACCGACATTGTCGCTGCAATGATGACAGCCGGAATCGCTCCGATAATCGGCCCGAAATATGGAATTACATTTGTAATCCCGACAATCGCACCTAGCAGCAGTGAATACTTGATGCCAGCCATCCAAAAAAACAATGAGGAAAGGACACCAATGATCAGACAAATGAGCAGTTGCCCGCGGATATAGCTTCCAAGAGACTTATCGACCTCATGCAGGAACTTTGTGCCTGGCTGTCTCCACTGCCGGGGCGTCAGATACCAGGCCGCTTTTTTCATGACCTCGAAGTCCTTCAGCATGTAAAAAGCAATGAACGGGATTACCGCAATCGTAAAAATTGAATTAATGATATCCATCAGGAATGTCATTGCACCTGCGAGCACTCCATCAAGCCATTGTTCCATCCGGGTAATTCCATCCTCGATTCTCTCGTGGATACCAGCCGGCCAAGTCGAGGTCTGATCAACGATATTATTGACCATCTGCCTATATTGCTCGGCAAAATACGGGGCATTCTCCGCCAGGTCACCCAGCTGGCGGATCATTGCTGGTATTCCTTTGTAAAAAGCAAAGCCGGCTCCGCCAAAAAATAAAATATAAATGATCAAGATCGAGATTCCGCGGTGAAGCCCTCTTTGATGAAGCGTCTCAACAATCGGGTGGAGCAAATATGTAATGAACGCAGCCACTGAAAAAGGCACAAGCAGCGAAATCAAAATTTCCAAAAACGGAACCCAGATGGACTGTAATTTGATGAAAACAAAAAGCACAATGAATAAAAGGAGAAGGAATCCAAGCCGGTAAAACCATTTCATCTGGATATTCATCATCTTCACCCTCCTTCCTGTTTATTCTTGAAAGAAAGGTGGTGGATTATGCATTTTTAGACAATAGAGGGAATTTACCATGCTGATTTGAGCATTTTTCATGGCTTATTTTTTTATATCCTCCAGTTACGATTAATTTTTATTAATGTAATGAATTTTCTTGTTATCCATGCAAGGGTATATGTTAAATACTTCTAACAAAGTACAATTGGAAAAATTATTCTCTTAAGAAATTGAAAAATTGCGCAATAAACTCCAATAATTTCTTAAAGATGATGCTTAATTGAGTAAGAAAAGCGACTTATCGCGTAATATGTATATTAATGGAAAAATAATATCCAATTACTTTCCTTACACAGTAAAAACCCCTGCAAAAATTACAGGGGTTAATCGTCAAGACTGTCGCAGCATATTAAAATAAAGCTTTCGTCATTTTCCTGCCAAGCTTCTTCATTTTTCTGCCTGACATCATATTATTGTTGGACGTATAGTTGTAAGCTGCCATGCCAGCACCAAAAGCGATTATGGAGGTTAACATTTTATTCAATGTGCTTCACCTCTTCGATTTATTTTATATGCCGTATTGACGTTGATCTTCTTCAAATAAATCATCAAGTGAGCTCAATGTTCCATCTTCTTCGACTTGATGGGTATGGATCAAGCCTTTGTTCAGAGACAGTTCGATAAAGCAATTCCAGCAGTAATATTGGTTGATGCCAATTTTACCGATATCCTTGCTCCTGCAATTGGGACAACTTAACATAAGGACACCTCATCTCGATTTGACAGTGACGACGATGGCATCCTTTCCGATTGCAGGCGGACCAGAGGTCTTAATGACACGCTTCCCATTCGCGATATCCGAAAAAAAGCCATCCGTTAATTCGTACCCTACAATCGTGCCCAATTCTTCCATAAAATATACATCTTCCAATAAGCCAAGCTGCTCCCCCTCTTTCGACAGGAGCTTTCTCCCTGCAAGGCCCTCATTATGCTCGAATGTATATTCAGGCTCTGTCTCCAATCGCTCCAAGGCTGATTTGTCTTCCACCATGACCCCATCTTCACCAAAGGATGAAACCTGATCCACTTTCACCTGAAACGTTTTCTTGATGAACGCACCCTTTTTTACAAGTAAGCCCACTACGCTTCCATTGCCAGAAATGCTCACATCACAAACTTCGCCCAGTTTTTGACCACTCGCCAATTCATATACAGGCAGTCCCTTTAAAAGTGAAAATGTCCGCAAAAGTGTGTCCCGCCTTTCCGAACACTCTTAGTTTCCACCGCATTACTAAATTCATGTGGTGTAAGGATTTCCATTCATCGGTTTGAAATTAAAGACTAAAATCCGTTTAAATCTTATGCAGAATAACAAACTAATTGAGAAGGAAAGTGGTCAAGCCCGAATACCGTAGGGTGAAATATAACACGAAAGGAACTACAGCATGAGAAAATGTTTTGCAATACTGTCCATCACTTTCATCTTCCTTTTGATGAACCTATCTCCTGCATTAGCAGTCAATAATCCAAGAAATACCTATGAAGTAAAGCCAGGAGATTATTTATGGAAGATAGCGTCAACCTATAAAACATCAGTAGCAGATCTCAAGCTAATCAATGGATTGCAATCTGACTTGATCCTGGTTGGCCAAAAATTGAGAGTTCCCATCGAGTATGAGGTCGTTCCCGGTGACACATTATGGAAGCTTTCAGTCTCTTTTAATTCTACTGTCCAATCAATCAAAACAGCCAATGGCTTGAACACGAATATGATTTATGTGGGACAGAAATTAAGGATTCCGCCTAAAAAATTGGACATGCAAGGCCAGTATGTATTGATGACAAGAGATGAATTCAGGGATTGGGTTTTCAACCATCTTTTCACACGAAAAATCGGAAAAATCCAGCAGCACCATACGTATCAGCCATCCTATCAGCAATTTAATGGCAACAACCACTTCACCTTATTGAAGGGTATGGAAGATTATCATGTAAACTCTATGAAATGGAGCACCATCAGCCAGCAGCTGACGACATTCCCTGATGGCAAGGTAGCTGTAGGCAGGTCATTTAACATCCCCCCTGAAGGATCATTTGGATTGTTAAATGAATCAGTCATGCGCGAGATAGAAGCAGATGCATTGGCAATCGAGAATGTAGGGAATTTTGATGCCGGGAATAACCAAATGACTGCTGAGCAAAGGGAAACGATCCTTACCGTCACTGCACTGCTGATGATGCGATTCGGCCTCAGTCCTTCAATTGACACAATTACGTACCATCACTGGTGGGATATCAACTCAGGAGAAAGAGTTTTGGATGAAGGGCAAGGCCATGTGGTAAAAACCTGCCCAGGAACAGACTTCTTCGGCGGCAATTCCACTGCTGACGCTAAAAGTCACTTTTATCCTATGGTTACTCGCAAAATGCAGGAAATTTCTGCAACCATGAGATAATGAAGATAAGCCAAAAAAGAACCCGCGCTACTTAACGTGGGTTCTTCTGATTAGCTCCCTTCCTCCATAAAATCATAAGGAGTCAGGTTTCCCATCCCGATCATCGGGTCAGCTTTTTTGATGATGTCGAGATAATCGACTTCTTCGTCTTTATCGGAATGTTCGCTTTGTAGCTTAGGTTCTGGCTGTCGCATGCTTAGTTCGTTTGTTTCTGTTTCACCTTGCAGTTCAGGCAGTAATTGTACAAGTTTTTCAACGAGCGTAGTATTCCTTGCAGTATCTTCACCACGTTCAATCCCCATTTTCAGCGCATCCTCTTCGCCAACCAGTATGAGGAATTGCTTACTCCTGGTAATCGCGGTATAAATCAAATTCCTGCGCAGCATCCTGTAGTAGCTTTTTACCACCGGCAGAACGACGATCGGAAATTCACTGCCCTGGGATTTATGCACGGAACAGCAATATGCGTGGGTGATTTGCGACAGGTCCGGCCTGTTATAGGTGACTTCAATTCCGTCAAAGGAAACGATCAGCTGATCTTGTTTTTCGGTGTTTTCCTTTGCGTAAAATATCGCGACAACTTCACCCATATCACCATTGAAAACATTGGCTTCAGGCTGATTGACCAGCTGGAGGACTTTATCGCCGATGCGGTATTTTACATCGCCGAATGCAAGCTCTTTCCTGGTACCATCATCATTCGGATTGAACAGTTCCTGCAATAGTTCATTCAAACGGTCAATGCCAGCCGGGCCCCGGTACATTGGCGCCAGCACCTGGATATTCCTTGGAGAATACCCTTTCTTTTTGGCATTTGCGACAACTTTTTCAACTACCTGGGGAATCTGGCTCGTTGTACACTTTATAAACGAACGGTCTGGCTGTTGTGCGGAAATATCCTCTGGCAGGGATCCATTTTTGATTTGGTGTGCAAGTTCGATGATTGAAGAGCCTTCAGCCTGTCTGTAAATATCCGTCAGCCTGACCGTCGGGACCCTTCCTGAATCCAATAGATCCTTTAGTACCTGGCCAGGACCTACAGATGGGAGCTGGTCTTCATCTCCCACCACGATGACCTGAATATTGTCAGGCAGCGATTTGAACAATTGATGTGCCAGCCATATATCAACCATTGATGTTTCAT
The window above is part of the Mesobacillus jeotgali genome. Proteins encoded here:
- the mltG gene encoding endolytic transglycosylase MltG; the encoded protein is MSDEKNIKTDKKKLIAEKLVEQQKEARIVRKIVFITSIMAILLIGAIGGGGYYYIKEALKPVDENSKKTVDINIPIGSSTTGIGQILEDKGIIRDARVFKYYVKFKNEAGFMAGDYKMKPSMTLPEIVTSLKTGKVMQEVVMKITIPEGKQLKQIAGIIAEKTQQDEEEIFKQLNDKEFINKMMVKYPDVLTEDILKENVKYPLEGYLFPATYPFYSEKPTVEEIVTVMLTKTKEVLGEFRGQMEEKEMTTHELMTMASLIEEEATEKVDRDKIASVFYNRLEDGMMLQTDPTVLYAHGEHKERVFYKDLEIDDPYNTYKIQGLPPGPIANPGVMSIEATLAPADTDDMYFLATSTGEVLFSKTLAEHNRKVDEHITNKK
- a CDS encoding DUF1292 domain-containing protein codes for the protein MDHGENNITVVDENGNEQLCEVLFTFDSEEFGKSYVLYYPVGAEDNDDEEIEIHASAFTPSEDNEDGELMPIETDEEWDMIEEMLETFLAEQDEE
- the ruvX gene encoding Holliday junction resolvase RuvX, whose protein sequence is MRIMGLDVGSKTVGIALSDELGWTAQGLETLKINEEENVFGFDEIGKIIKEYEVGKVVVGLPKNMNGTIGPRGEASQFYARELEERFGIPAILWDERLTTVAAERVLLEADMSRKKRKKVIDKMAAVMILQGYLNSQN
- a CDS encoding IreB family regulatory phosphoprotein, which gives rise to MSSFDKTMRFNFPEEPFEHDANEVLLQVYEALQEKGYNPINQIVGYLLSGDPAYIPRHRDARNIIRKLERDEIIEELVKSYLRNHREGK
- the alaS gene encoding alanine--tRNA ligase yields the protein MKKLTGAEIRKMYLDFFKEKGHAIEPSASLVPHDDPSLLWINSGVATLKKYFDGRVIPANPRITNAQKSIRTNDIENVGKTARHHTFFEMLGNFSIGDYFKVEAIEFAWEFLTDEKWIGFDPEKLSVTIHPEDDEAFNIWREKIGVPEDRIIRLEGNFWDIGEGPSGPNTEIFYDRGPEYGNDPEDPELYPGGENDRYLEVWNLVFSEFNHNPDGTYSPLPKKNIDTGMGLERMASVVQDVPTNFETDLFMPIINATEEISGEKYGQSKEKDEAFKVIADHIRTVAFAVGDGALPSNEGRGYVLRRLLRRAVRYAKKLNINRPFMYELVPVVGEIMHDFYPEVKEKTDFIQKVIKNEEDRFHETLNEGLAILSELIKKEKEKGSGMVQGGDVFRLYDTYGFPVELTEEYAEEEGLKVDHEGFEKEMELQRERARAARQDVGSMQVQGGVLGDIKENSEFVGYDNFETNSKIVALVKEGELVEEANAGDEVHFILDVTPFYAESGGQIADKGTLEANGVMLSVKDVKKAPNGQNLHHAVVVEGTVTKGLEVTAKVDQDNRARIIKNHTATHLLHQALKDVLGGHVNQAGSLVEPDRLRFDFSHFGQVTAEELEQVEAIVNEKIWRSIQVETSFKPIAEAKAMGAMALFGEKYGDIVRVVKVGDYSLELCGGCHVPNTSVIGLFKIVSEGGIGAGTRRIEAVTGEAAYKVLNDQIGILKDAAAKLKTSPKEVANRIDSMLAEMKQLQRENESLSAKLGNIEAGSLTSKVKEVNGVQLLAARVEAADMNSLRNMADDLKQKLGSAVILLGMTDGSKVNLIAAVTDDLIKKGYQAGKLIKEAAAICGGGGGGRPDMAQAGGKDPSKLDNALQFAEEWVKSI
- a CDS encoding AI-2E family transporter; protein product: MNIQMKWFYRLGFLLLLFIVLFVFIKLQSIWVPFLEILISLLVPFSVAAFITYLLHPIVETLHQRGLHRGISILIIYILFFGGAGFAFYKGIPAMIRQLGDLAENAPYFAEQYRQMVNNIVDQTSTWPAGIHERIEDGITRMEQWLDGVLAGAMTFLMDIINSIFTIAVIPFIAFYMLKDFEVMKKAAWYLTPRQWRQPGTKFLHEVDKSLGSYIRGQLLICLIIGVLSSLFFWMAGIKYSLLLGAIVGITNVIPYFGPIIGAIPAVIIAATMSVKMVLLSLVIVFSLQFLEGNILSPLIVGKSLHMHPLMIMFALLAGEEVGGILGLILAVPVLVVLRAALIHAKDHIILERKKERPS
- a CDS encoding YrzQ family protein; its protein translation is MLTSIIAFGAGMAAYNYTSNNNMMSGRKMKKLGRKMTKALF
- a CDS encoding PRC-barrel domain-containing protein → MRTFSLLKGLPVYELASGQKLGEVCDVSISGNGSVVGLLVKKGAFIKKTFQVKVDQVSSFGEDGVMVEDKSALERLETEPEYTFEHNEGLAGRKLLSKEGEQLGLLEDVYFMEELGTIVGYELTDGFFSDIANGKRVIKTSGPPAIGKDAIVVTVKSR
- a CDS encoding LysM peptidoglycan-binding domain-containing protein; its protein translation is MRKCFAILSITFIFLLMNLSPALAVNNPRNTYEVKPGDYLWKIASTYKTSVADLKLINGLQSDLILVGQKLRVPIEYEVVPGDTLWKLSVSFNSTVQSIKTANGLNTNMIYVGQKLRIPPKKLDMQGQYVLMTRDEFRDWVFNHLFTRKIGKIQQHHTYQPSYQQFNGNNHFTLLKGMEDYHVNSMKWSTISQQLTTFPDGKVAVGRSFNIPPEGSFGLLNESVMREIEADALAIENVGNFDAGNNQMTAEQRETILTVTALLMMRFGLSPSIDTITYHHWWDINSGERVLDEGQGHVVKTCPGTDFFGGNSTADAKSHFYPMVTRKMQEISATMR